From the genome of Podarcis muralis chromosome 3, rPodMur119.hap1.1, whole genome shotgun sequence:
AAAATATTCCAGTAAAATGCAACTGGCAGATGAAAATGGTAGATGGAAGTGAAGCAGGAGCCTTACATATGGAACAGGATTAGCCCTACCATGTAAATGAAGAACCCCTAATGAAGAACCCCCAAACCTTAAAAACAAATCTCTTTAGAATAGTTTCCTTGGGACTGAACTAGATTTTTCAGGAGATCTGCATCTACCACAACTGTACATCTCTTCCCCCTCTTGCTCATATGTCATTGTTAAAACACCTGTGAGTTCCTAGAAGAGCATGCTGAGTGAAGAGGTGGATTGTTTcatctggcaagccaaaatgttTACACTGACAAGAATGATCAAAAGAGCATGCAATTGAATTCCTCCCGcatatgatgataattatagtGTTATTTGCTCCCTAGGAGGGGTGCTCTGTGGGATTTTTGTTTTCACATCAACTGCCAAGATGGGTACTATGCACCTATGGGTGGGGAGGACATTTCCAGTTCTGATAAAGTATTTTGGGCCAGCAATGCTTCTAATTACACAGTGAAATTATGTCACAGCAGGCACTGGATCTAGATAAGGAAGAAAGGGTAGAAGCTGTGTCAGGAAATTATCAACACCCTTGAAAAATTGCCTTAGATGCCAGCATCCTTCAGAGTTGAGATTGGTCTGCTGTAGTTTCACGCATTCCAGCAATCAACAGAATGTTGAAATTAGCATAATTGTAACATGTGTGACCTTGTCCATCATAACTTACAACTGAAGGTTTTGCTGGGCCTGTTTTTGCTGGTCTTCAGAGAACTAGAGTGACATCACAATGGAAGCAGGACTTCCATTCCTCTCATCACCCTTGCACCccacaaatctgctctggagagttccCCTAACCCTCTGTAGCAGATTTAGGGGCATGCATGGGCTTGCAGGTAGAGGGGGATTTGTTCAAGGTGTGATATCTGCTCTTAggtttttgctatttgttttgattttatgctaTGCACCAGAAAGGTAGAGCCTACTCTACCTACTTTAACATTTTGAACAAGCAAAAGGAATTCATCTAGTTTATCAATTCAAATATATGTTCTTCAGTACAAGACAGAATCAGTTGCCATTGAAAACAATGCAATGCCAATATGACTCAAAAGAAGAGAGCTCAGGTTCTAAATTACGACATGGTATGCTCTTTTAGATTCATTTCCCCAACACAAAATAACACAGATTTGATCATACAACCTTCACTTTGCTTTGCAGCATATTGCtttccaaaaagcaaaacaaaacacataaaacatacaaacattgcCCATATATTTGATTACACACGTACACATTCAAAGAAAATTTGCCCTAAGGACTGAGAACAATGTTTCACTCACAGGACAGGGCTTTTGAACTCCAACCTCCTCACTCCAGCTTCCAGCACCACTGAAAGCCAATTTTGAGGTTTGTGAATGCTGTGGAATATGGCACAGGACACAGTGCATGGAGCAGGGAATCTACATAAATCATGGGTCTCCCTTATGTGAGCAGAAATGCCATTCAGCTCACAGTAGCTACCTCTGAATCCAAGCCAGGATTTCCCTTTTAGATAACGAAGGTTAAGATTTCATTCTATCACATTCATGCACATTATCAGTTTTCTCTTGTAGTGTAACAATGTTAATGCTGGTGAACAGCGGAGATTCACAGTTTCCCGCAATAGAGCTTTTTTTTTGAAACAGTGGTAATACATACACAGATgatacaaatgtgtgtgtgcatagggGAAGTATCAAAGTTTCACTTGGAAATAAAGGTGTCAGCTTCCCCCTCTAATTTAATAGCTTTTTGTTCTTAAATGTCACATTTTCCAAACCTTTGAAGATACTGCCCTGATAAAGAGTTCCATGCTTCATGTAGTGCAGgaattcccaaactgtggtccgtaGACTCCTAGTGGTCTGCGACCTTCACTTGCGTGGTCTGTAGCATGCCCACATTGAATATTCatactgatttttaattgtatttttgttgcttcttttatttttattgtatggaATGCaaactgtaataaaataaaatacaatagaagcaattaaatgcaattaaaaatcaaagaGCACCTAGCACAGCATGGCACGATGGCTACAACAGATAGAAAAACCATTAAGTAGTCTGCTAAGACAATCTGCAACTTTTAAGTCTTCTGTGGGAAAACAAGTTTGGGAACTACTGCTGTAGCATACAAACAGAGCTCTAATGAACAGAATGCTTCCTCATTCAGAAAAGAACGCCGAGATCTGTTtcctccattgaaataaatggggaagCTGTTGCAGCCATGTCTTATCACTTAGATATTAGGTAAACAATTACCATCTTCTCaaacaaagaaaatggaaaagatcGATGCATTATAGAACCATTTGCCTAAATGCTCTGGGGAACATGCAAATCATTTTGAAAGTCCAAAGTTCATACAAAAATGAGCTCAATTTACATATGATTAACGGACACAGAGTTTCATTGCAACCCCACGTTATATTTCAGATAACAAAGGTTCATTTATACAATATCTATCACTTAAAGATTATCCATTATTCATTATCCTTATTGCCCAGAGGTCACATAAGAATAAAGCACTAAGGACATATTTACATAAGTTGCTAGACTGGGTAtggatgaaaataaaacaaatacagggGAAAAGAATTTTGAATCACAGATAGAGTTATCACAATGCATAGTTGTACAAACACTGTAGCCCTATTTGGGTGCTCCCAATACTTGTTTAAAAAGAATGGGGCTATGTCTGctgatcctgcccttgctggctATGCCCTGATACACTGTAGAAAGGGGCCTGTTCTACGTACAGTATGTAGGGTTCTCCTGCAATGTGGAACCCAGATCTCCCCTCATCATGGGGAGAATCCATGTGTGTAGAGGGTGTGTCCTCTGCAGACATGCTCTCACATGCATGCATGGTAAAGGGCAAGGACACGATAGGAGGATTTGAAGCTGGCTCTCCCTCTCATATGATTGCTAATTTTGTTGATGGGCAGACATCAAATAGGGCTTGACAGAAAATGAATTCCAAATGTTTGCCCccaaaactcttttttttttttttttgctgagaaaTATGAGAAAGGTAATGCTTCATTTTGAATTCTACTGACTAGTAAACGTATCACATACTGAAATGTGAGCCTTAGAGTTCCAAGCACAACTTTTGTGCACAAAGACGTATTAGTTTCGTAGATGGGTGCAGGTTCAAATTCAACTGCTTTGTATCATCTTGTagttgtgcattaaaaaaaatgatttgtttCTGAGTTGTTCTGTGCACCTTTTCAATCTGATTTCTGAGCAACTTTATATAAAATTGAGCTTTGTGTGCCCCATTCACTATCATGGGGAGTTTAAGAACAGCTATAACATTTTCTCCTTTCTCCCAAAGTAGATGGAATTTACAGGAACAGGAGCCCCAACCCAACCTCCCACAAAGCAAAAAACCTCTTTGTACAATAGGATGGGCAGGGGCCCCTGCTGAGCACCAAGAGTGTGTGTGTCTGAGGGCACCACACCAGGGACCCCAGTTCTAATACTTACaatttttacctttttaataaaatacatttaagcAAACAGCTTAGTCCTTCTCTCAGGGGAAGTGTCTACTTTCAGTGCCTAAAAGGCtgttcttttttattgcattgatTTAGTGTTAACGAAACCCTCGATTCATACATTCATAAAAGGACAGGAATAGATTTTAGCCACAAAGTACTGAGACAATGTTAAACCCTTTGAAACAGAAGGAAGGGTGCTTCTCCCCAAACACATTAAGAAACACATGGATTGGACTTGCTATATATAGGTAGATCAATGTATCTTAGGAGCAATAGTATTCTGCAAGTAGAAAGCCATCACCTAATATTCACTATCCTATGTGCCAACAGTCCACACAATGTGGGGCATTTATAAATGTGATCCAACTAAATCAAAATGTTCTATTGCCATTGCCCATCAAAATAAACCACCATTTTAATCAGGTTTCTGCTCACTGACAATAGTGGCCAATGTGGTGGGGCAGTGCCACAGATTTGCATCCAAACACCAGTGTTGCTACAGGTTACTTGGTTAGTGCTGGGGCAGGGACGGAGCAAGGTTAGGGCTGTGCAGGTGTGCTGGTGGAagtgctggattggctctgccagccCCTATCTTCCCACTGCTCTGCCCCAGAGCTATTCAGGTAAGCTGCCTCACCTCACTGGCTGCTACTGCTCATTCCTTCTGAAAGTGTGGAGAACATGGAGCACCACATCTGTCATCAACTCCCAAACTGTATGCACAACCCCTTCGGAAGATAATGAACACTGACAACTCTGAAGACATTGACAACCTTCTAGTCGCTGTCCTGCTTTCTCTTCTTTCACTTTCCCAACAGATGAAAGGTTCTGTCAGCCTTCATGATTCATTCTGCAGCCTTCTGTTGTACTGTGGTCTTGATAATCATGCTTTTATGTTTATTGTTAAAACATGAAGTAATCAAAAGCATTTGTATTCATCAACTTAGAAAGAAATATGAACTGAAATGTTTGCTTAGATCTCTGACCTTAAAATATTTGTGCCCCAATAAAAGGCTGCAGTATCATCACAACATAATGACATAGGGGAGGTGCATTAATATCACCACTGAGAAACTCTATTCTATGGGCTTAAATTCAAGCCCAAAACAGCTGTAGCCTGATCTAGCAATTTTCAAACATTTCCCACCAGTAAGTGTCCCAGTACTGTCTTAATTGTGCACACAGCTCAGGGATCACTTCTGAGACTGAATATTCCTATCATAGCAGCCTGCTAATGGCTGAATCATTGTCAGATGGTTACATCTGAGAAGTAGATAATTTGCAACTGTCAGAAATACAAGGCTAACAATAGAATTCTATGCACCCAGCTACCCAGAAGTCCCACTTAGTTCAGTGGTGATTACTCCCAGGTATGATTGTCACCTAACTGATAAATCTTTTACTCTTTTCAAGGCATTAGACAAAATATCTACCTACTGTTGAAACAGTGGTCCTAtcagataaacaacaacaaaaaagattgCTTATTGCTTATGGGAGGGACCAAGCTCAGAAATGGAGCATGAGCTTTgttatgcagaaggccccaggctgaACTGGTGGGATCTCCAGTTAAAAGCATCAGGTAGCAGTTGATGTGGAAATATTTCTGCATCCTGAAATGATGAACAGCCtctgctagatggacaaatagtcttaCCTGGTATAAAGCTGCTTCCTTTGTCCCCAAATGGAAACAGACTTTCATTTGCTGCCTTCTGAATCTTCATTTCAACAAAGCACTCAGTTCGTATTTAATTCTGACTGTGTGGTTTCAAAGCATGTCACTTAATACTTCGCCAAGGATAGAAAATGTTCACTTTGTCAATCAACTAGCATTCTAGAGTAGATGgaggaaaatgcacatttttaaaaaaatgtatttgtttacCAAGGCCAGATTTCAAATAATAAACTAGTTCCATGAGCTGAACGGGTCTTTAGACTTATTTTTACTCAGTAGAAGCCTTCCATGCTTCATAGACAACTGCTTTTGGAACTGTACCTTGTACGCAGTATATAAAATGGCATAGAAGGTCACATGTGTATTTCACTAAAGAGTTGAACTCACAAATATTTTTTCTTTGAATCCTATATTGAATCTTAGCtagaaattttaattttttttctaagcctgTTTTCTCCCAGAAAGAAACTATCTGAGCCAGTGTAAACACCATTACTCTATGTATTGGCCAGTGACTGCTGtattacaaacaaataaaaaatggggggaagttttaaaaagaaatggtaAACAATAAATTACTATTCAGTGCACATAACCAGCTATATACATAGCAggatttccaacaaaatataaataagATAGCATGCCAGTGGCTCAGGAGGAATAATTTGTGCAACCATGGTGCACCAGTTTCACATACAGATCTCTAATAAGTGTGCACATAAGTTACTTCTCAGTTTTTCTCAGTACACATTGCAAAAAATGATATTTGTGTTTGCATTTGATGAAAATATAACAAGAAGTCACCATAGCGCTGATTGCTTTAACAAAATAATTAAACTTCTGTTCAGGCTGCCAGCTCTTAATTCCTTTTCAAAGTCACatctatataaaataaaatgatcaCCTCTCCAAATAAGTCAACAACACAGAACATGGCCAATGTCCGTGACATCATTAGTCTTTTTTAATGAGATACCTTTCTGTGGAAAGTAAGGAGAGTTTTGGATGAATGATCCAGAAATAGTGTAAATGGAATATTCTGTATCCAGGAAACAAAGATTTCACATATTCTGGAGGGATTCCCCCCACCATCATCTCTTGGAATAATGGTTTtgttagcttttaaaaatatatatgtaaagtGCAAGTAAGGGATAGGAGTTTAATTCCAAAACCATTTTTCTAAATTGCCAACCGACCTGTATTCCTGGTGTCTTTTTACATGGTCACAGGCAAGGCATGCATGTGATTCCCAAAATCGAGGAAGGTGCACTGAAAAATCCTTCCTCCAGTCGAAGTAGCTAACATACAGTTTATCATTTTTGTCGAGCAAAAGAAGATACTCTGAGAGGTCCCTTGGAGAGAGAAAATCCTCCACATGAATGAAAGAACTAGCAGGGATGTAATTCTCATAGTTTTCTCTAGGAGGACCTAGAACGACTGGCACAGATCCAGCAAGAAAAGCATTGTAAAGCTTCTCTGTGATATAGTCTCTGTGGATAGAATTCTCAAAGGAAAGGTAAAACTTACAAGCGGAGATGGTTGGGATCAAATTTTTATCACTCACATAGTCTCCAAATGCTTGTCCATAGGTATGGATCTCAAGGTATTTACTTAGTTCATTATAATATTTGACCCTAGCATGCTCTGGGTTCCAGTTACTCACCACCCAACACACCAGTCTTTCTTTATTCGGCATTTCAAATGGAAAGGAGCTTGTGCTAACTACCATAAAGCCATAAGGCACTTGAATGTCTGAATCTCGACGATAAGTGAGGGTCAAATTGAATAGATGCTCAATCCCACTCTTTTGTGGAGTGTGTGTTGGTGATTCCAAGTTCATCCAGATCCATTTTTGAAATGGCGGCCTAGGTTGCTGAGGTAAATTAGTCAGATCCCAACTGATATCTCTGTGGTGAATAAGAACGGCATGAGACTGGTTATATAGTGTGCGGTCTGTAGTCAGATGGCACCCGTGGATGTTAAATGTTGGGCAGAATTTCAGATCAAATGTCTGGCCAAACGGCCATACCCATATCAGAATAGTTGTCTCATTGATATAATCATTTTTGGTGGAGAAGAAGTTCTTCATTTTCAGAACAGAGCTGGCTGATTCAATAGGACCAGATATCCAGCTGTTTGTCGGTTTGATATAAATAAGCAGACATGCCATGAAGCATCCCAGCACAATGAAGATAAATAGAAATGGCCGGAAAATTCCTTTGGGTGATGATGTCATAATTTGATCTGTGAAGGGAAGATGGAAATAGGAAGTCATCATCAAGCGTTAAATTATTGTAATGTTACCCTATGGTAACAATGTCATACATTATACATTATTGTTCCACTAAGTGGTGGAACAACACCATTTGAGAAAAATCTGCTTCAGGAATcctataagtaaataaataccagTGGGTAGAGCATGCAGGATTTTCCAAGTTCAGTCACCAATATTTCCTAAtgagttgggtttttttgttggcAAAATTTTTAAAATATCAGGAAAAAGCAGGTGAAACATTTGCTTGAGCTATACTTGCAATTGGCACATCTCTTTCCATAAGCGTAAATCAATACTTCAAGGGACATTGGAATCTAATTTACATCTCATCTAAGTTACTGTTACTTCTTCCCATATTCCCCCTTGGATAGAGAATATGTCAGATGGATGGAGTGATATGCAAGGAAATCCTTTATCAAACATTATCTCCACAACCCCTCAATATTCCTGCAAGCAGCTGCCTTAGCAGAAATGAATTAAACTCtgctaaagtaccgtatttttcgccccataggatgcacttttccccctccaaaaatgaaggggaaatgtgtgtgcgtcttatggggcaaatgcagcctttcgctgaagcctggagagtgagaggcgtcggtgcgcaccgacacctctcgctctccaggcttcaggaagctatccgcaagccttgcgcgcccggcgggaggtcccaccAGGCGCGCAATGCTTGCGGGCGGCatcctgcagcccgaagcacggggcgcgctGCGGAGCACGCCCCGTGCTTCAGTCAGGTGTccgcagcctgttctgggggctggggtcaggggaagctcgggcttcccccgcgccagccccgtgcctgggggggaaataattttttcccctttatttcccccccaaaaaatctaggtgcgtcctatggggcaaaaaatatggtagatggGTGGACAACCATAGCATATCATGAAAGGCTAGTGTGCCAACAGTTTTCAGTATgttgtctctcccctccccaccataaACCAACTTTGTAAGGGAAGTGCATGCTGTTACATTTTTACATGTATtaaatataatagtaataataagtttaatataatattttatggAAAGATTTGAAGGAGAGTAAAATGACCTGATAGCGAATAAACAGtctaatattattttttcttttatttatttatttcagcaaaaacaacagtcTTTGTGGCAGCTTAAAGACACAGTAAATTTTAGTCACAGCAAATTATTTTCCCAGGATACTCAAATCACAGTGATTGGGATTTTTATTAAAATCTTATTGCTTATGTttgatgcattttgtatgttctttCGATACAGAAGatcaatttaattaattaataaattctACAGAAAGGTTTAGTTCAATTTATGGGGATTTCTATCAATAGCTCTTAGCTATGATAGGTACATGGAGTCTTTAATTCAGAATACGAGAGACAAGTCCGGTTGGCTGCTGTTGGAAAGAGATACTTGTTGCTTTGTGCAAAACTTTGCTCCTGGTCTCTATACCTTACTACCACCCTTAATGTCCCAAACAAATTTTGATTGCTGCAAACTGGGAGCCCCAGTGAATGCTAACTTTGCACACCCACCACCATGTTAAACTGTGAAAATTTCTACCATTGATGCAGGCCAACACAAGTTCTCATGGTTGTAATCCTCTTGCTAAGAATGAATCTCAATGAATGAAAAAAATGCCAAATTCCTCCACGAAGAGTTTCTGTCTTCTCTCATTCATCCTAACAACATAAACATTTGTGTTTCTTATACAGTGTGAATCATATAAGATATGCTAGTTAAGTTATTGAATATTTATGTTTTCCCAAAAAGATAATACAATCTGAGTAAAAAAGGCAGAACTTCATTTTGTTCTGACTAATTATTTTTAACAAGACACTCTATAAATTTAGTAAAGTGTATTGATTGCTGGAGAAAAGGCAAtccagaagaagaaagagaaagaaaaatgtgtCTTTACATTCAGGAGAGAAAAGTCCCACAGAGAAAAATCAATAATGCTCTGTTATGAGAATGAGTCACACAAGTCAGATCATTCACTAGTGATTACAGTGAGAGAAATCAAACATTTGATTGAAGTCAATAGCATAGCTCTCATTGAATTTAATGGTGTTTGATTGCACCCAATAATGGTAGATTATGTCCAACAACTGTACATAAAGCTAAGTACCCCAACAGATCAAAGCAAACAAATATAATGAAAAGGTACCGCAGAAACCAGAAAACTAGAACATATAATATTAAATGTCTTTACAAACATTTCTATTGAAAACTATAATATGTAaaatcttcccctcccccttaaaaAATACTATGAAAATTTGATCTACATCATTGTTTAATACATAAGGTTTAATTTACAAGCCACCATCATCTGTAAGGAAGCTAACTAAATTTTTCCACATCAAATTATTTACTGCTCAGTAATACAGCTATTTTTATTGCAGCtcttgaaaaacaaacaatacatttATGTTATGAGTGTATAACAGACAATTGCTTTTGATTTGCTTGAGAATGTAGATCTTGCAAATAACATCAATGAATGTTGCACTGACTGTAAATATGTGTGGAATAATCAAGTCCAAGGTAAGATTTCAATGGAAGCTGGAGCCAAACTAAATGGTTGGTGGTAGATACAGGGACAGGAACCACACATGTTGCGAGAGAAGTTGGGAAGAGGGTCGCAGGAGGAAAGAAGCATGAGAAAAGCTTTTCATGTTCTCAGCATCCATGGCTCAGTGCTACTTGCAGAGCACTCCCTTCTACTCTTACCTAACCCTCCCTCCAACCCAGCCTGGGGATATGGCTTTCCCTTCACCTTCAGACGCAAgggatgtgttgttgttgttgtttagtcgtttagtcgtatccgactcttcgtgaccccatggaccagagcacgccaggcacttctgtcttccactgcctcctgcagttgggtcaaactcatgctggtagctttgagaacactatccaaccatctcgccctctgtcgtccccttctccttgtgccctccatctttcccaacatcagggtcttttccagggagtcttctcttctcatgaggtggccaaagtattggagcctcagcaagGGATGTAGCTTCAATGTAACTACAGAATTAACTATGGGTCCTTTAATGATTGCAGGCAGCTATCCATCGTGGTTCTGGAAAAGAGGCTTAGGGATTCTATAGCAGACAGGGTAATGTGGGAATGTTTCCTAAAGGAAAAAAGTTTTGAGGGAAAACTctcccctaaacattttaaagaGCAAAACAGATGGCTCAGCAGAGCTTCTATACTTCCAGTGTTCCAAAGATAGTAATACCTGACTGGAATTCTACATTATTTCAGATAACAAATAGAACAAAATGCTTTATCATCCAAATACGTTTTTTGGATGGATAATCCTTAGCTGATAAAGTTAAATGAAATGGAATAAATTCCAACTGTTCTGATACCAGCCTTGCAAACTGAACGTGCTTCTGTAGAAAAGTTTTAATACAATTTCAAAACCAGACTAAATATGATCAGTCTCCCATAAGTCAGTTGGAAAGGTACTTTAAATTTGAGTTTTGTGAAAGTCATGAATATGTAATTGGGAAACTGATGTTGTTTTACCACTCTAGCCATTTCTCCTTTTATTCCACCAGGATTACACACTGTTCCTTTCTTAGCTAAAATAGAGGGCTTTTCTTGGAAGGCATGCTGCCAAGGCAAATCTGTCATAAACTGTATTTTGTAATGCAATTTCTACAAATTCTAAGAATAATCAACACATTTCCATGGCAGTTATTTTTAGCACAAAGTTCTGATTAACCATTGTTGATTGAAGCAAGCCTACATCATAAACAAAGGTTTGAAGTTGGCACGCTTGAGTAAATTGTAGttaaaactaaccacagtttggaTAAACTGAAGTTTTGGTAAAAAGGGAAGGGACAGCCTGCAGGCTGTATTTGATATAGTGTATCAGTGCTGTATCCCTGTAGAGAATTTGATAAAATGTTTCACATATCAGTTTTACAGCCTCAGTTTTCTTCATATTTGTACTTTTGTCTCACATTTCATCGAAGCCAATAAAAAGGGATCAGCAATGGTTTATTTAGGTGTGACCATCAGCAATAAGGGTTGTTTCCTCAGAATGTACCTTATGCCAAAAGAAATCTTGTGATTTTGACACATGAGATCTACGAAGGTCAGTGGATAGAGTTCACACTTGGCCATATAGTTTAGATCACCAGTTCAATTGCTTTGGGAACTTGACTATCAGTCATAGTTTCCATTTTTTCATAGTTTCTGAATactacttgctggaaaccacaggaggggatagCTCTTCCAGGTCCTACTTTCAGACTCTCTATAGAcgtctggttggctactgtaaaAACAGTATGCTAGAATACATGAGCCACTGGACTATTCCAGTAGGTTCTTATGATCTTCTATTTATCATGGGAATGGTTCTATTTAATGGCCATCTCCAAATTTTACTTATGTTCATGTTTTCCTTGTCATGCCCACTGGCTTTTATATGTATTCATATTTATATGTGTTCATCATTATATAgatatttattctgtttttattgttttgtaaatCTTATGACATTTTCAGCCTCCTTATTGCAAGCCATATTGAAGCTATCTTGTGAAGGGCAAGGTGTAAATAatttaaatgcaatgaataaaatcacaaaacaatgGCAGGTTGGATTTTCCGGTCTTTTGCATGTGGTACACAACTGTACTAGGGTGGGTGTGGTGAGGAATTAGTGAGGCCCATAAG
Proteins encoded in this window:
- the FUT9 gene encoding 4-galactosyl-N-acetylglucosaminide 3-alpha-L-fucosyltransferase 9 isoform X2; its protein translation is MGSESARRSSPGSAAPPCARSCSCCSSCPAAPRAAPRLRSRLFPPRTDQIMTSSPKGIFRPFLFIFIVLGCFMACLLIYIKPTNSWISGPIESASSVLKMKNFFSTKNDYINETTILIWVWPFGQTFDLKFCPTFNIHGCHLTTDRTLYNQSHAVLIHHRDISWDLTNLPQQPRPPFQKWIWMNLESPTHTPQKSGIEHLFNLTLTYRRDSDIQVPYGFMVVSTSSFPFEMPNKERLVCWVVSNWNPEHARVKYYNELSKYLEIHTYGQAFGDYVSDKNLIPTISACKFYLSFENSIHRDYITEKLYNAFLAGSVPVVLGPPRENYENYIPASSFIHVEDFLSPRDLSEYLLLLDKNDKLYVSYFDWRKDFSVHLPRFWESHACLACDHVKRHQEYRMLVD
- the FUT9 gene encoding 4-galactosyl-N-acetylglucosaminide 3-alpha-L-fucosyltransferase 9 isoform X3, which produces MTSSPKGIFRPFLFIFIVLGCFMACLLIYIKPTNSWISGPIESASSVLKMKNFFSTKNDYINETTILIWVWPFGQTFDLKFCPTFNIHGCHLTTDRTLYNQSHAVLIHHRDISWDLTNLPQQPRPPFQKWIWMNLESPTHTPQKSGIEHLFNLTLTYRRDSDIQVPYGFMVVSTSSFPFEMPNKERLVCWVVSNWNPEHARVKYYNELSKYLEIHTYGQAFGDYVSDKNLIPTISACKFYLSFENSIHRDYITEKLYNAFLAGSVPVVLGPPRENYENYIPASSFIHVEDFLSPRDLSEYLLLLDKNDKLYVSYFDWRKDFSVHLPRFWESHACLACDHVKRHQEYRSVGNLEKWFWN
- the FUT9 gene encoding 4-galactosyl-N-acetylglucosaminide 3-alpha-L-fucosyltransferase 9 isoform X1, which codes for MGSESARRSSPGSAAPPCARSCSCCSSCPAAPRAAPRLRSRLFPPRTDQIMTSSPKGIFRPFLFIFIVLGCFMACLLIYIKPTNSWISGPIESASSVLKMKNFFSTKNDYINETTILIWVWPFGQTFDLKFCPTFNIHGCHLTTDRTLYNQSHAVLIHHRDISWDLTNLPQQPRPPFQKWIWMNLESPTHTPQKSGIEHLFNLTLTYRRDSDIQVPYGFMVVSTSSFPFEMPNKERLVCWVVSNWNPEHARVKYYNELSKYLEIHTYGQAFGDYVSDKNLIPTISACKFYLSFENSIHRDYITEKLYNAFLAGSVPVVLGPPRENYENYIPASSFIHVEDFLSPRDLSEYLLLLDKNDKLYVSYFDWRKDFSVHLPRFWESHACLACDHVKRHQEYRSVGNLEKWFWN